A part of Biomphalaria glabrata chromosome 3, xgBioGlab47.1, whole genome shotgun sequence genomic DNA contains:
- the LOC106080251 gene encoding lysoplasmalogenase-like: MESYLMNFKFKSEIVKLLKYLTKPSILPFYVFVVIYLVVFSPHVARPDEVPFAALLKVLPIWYLAFYVYKARNTRSNWDAEDSYSAVNLNIFLCGLLMSSLGDICLVYENLFQPGVVAFAVAQFCYLLNFKRLYKTYLLAWSSIPIGIMIYIILFISMQDVSMKIIVFFYNILIHTMLFYAFSCFESKPCAATLSIMLGASIFLISDFTIAVNKWIISFSLAEGIILSTYYVAQLLLTVGVTNVTKEKI; encoded by the exons atggagagcTACCTGATGAATTTCAAGTTTAAAAGTGAAATTGTCAAa cttttaaaatacttaaccAAGCCATCCATTTTGCCTTTCTATGTCTTTGTGGTGATCTACCTGGTGGTCTTTTCTCCTCATGTGGCAAGACCAGATGAAGTTCCCTTTGCCGCCCTGCTGAAAGTATTGCCCATTTGGTACCTGGCTTTTTATGTCTACAAGGCTCGCAACACAAGAAGTAATTGGGATGCAGAAGATAGCTATTCAGCCGTGAACTTGAATATTTTCTTATGTGGATTACTCATGTCCAGCTTAGGAGATATATGCTTAGTGTATGAGAACCTCTTTCAGCCTGGGGTTGTGGCCTTCGCTGTTGCCCAGTTCTGTTATTTGCTGAATTTTAAACGGCTGTACAAGACATACCTTTTAGCGTGGAGCTCAATCCCTATAGGCATCATGATCTATATCATTTTGTTTATCTCCATGCAAGATGTGTCCATGAAGATCATAGTTTTTTTCTACAACATACTCATCCACACAATGCTGTTCTATGCCTTCTCTTGTTTTGAAAGCAAACCTTGTGCTGCTACCCTCTCTATAATGCTGGGCGCAAGCATTTTCCTTATCTCAGACTTTACCATCGCAGTGAATAAATGGATAATAAGCTTTAGCTTAGCAGAGGGTATAATTCTGTCAACGTATTACGTAGCTCAATTACTGCTCACTGTAGGTGTCACTAACGTTACcaaagaaaaaatttaa